In Salinarimonas sp., a genomic segment contains:
- a CDS encoding amidohydrolase encodes MDMRNADPAWDLVDAKREDFEALADRIFDAPEIAYTERRAVAEHTAMLRAQGFRVTENAAGIPTAVVGEWGAGGPVIAILGEYDALPALSQQAGLAEHAPVEEGGHGHGCGHNLLGSAAILAATAVRDWLEAEGIPGRVRYYGCPAEEGGAAKTYMVRDGLFADVDAAISWHPYSHTGVDPARSLANTRIDFTFHGKASHAAAAPELGRSALDAVELMNIAVNYLREHMPDEARIHYAYLDAGGTAPNVVPARATVRQLIRARDLGGLSELVERVRAIADGAALMTGTRVEAKVHSAVSNLIGNRPLEEALQGVLEGLGPVPFDAADRAFAEAIRETLSRGDIAAAFRDMGRAPDYDLPLCDFVLPLDRPFLGGMGSTDVGDVSWATPTVQARVATCAIGTPLHTWQMTAQGKAPAAHKGMAHAAKAMASLACRLMRDEALRRAAAADHAARLAESPYACPIPPETRPPIAAE; translated from the coding sequence ATGGACATGAGAAACGCCGATCCCGCCTGGGATCTCGTCGACGCCAAGCGCGAGGATTTCGAGGCTCTGGCCGATCGGATCTTCGATGCGCCGGAGATCGCCTATACCGAGCGCCGCGCGGTGGCCGAGCACACCGCGATGCTGCGCGCCCAGGGCTTCCGGGTGACCGAGAACGCCGCCGGCATCCCCACCGCCGTCGTCGGCGAGTGGGGCGCGGGCGGGCCGGTGATCGCCATTCTCGGCGAGTACGACGCGCTCCCCGCGCTCAGCCAGCAGGCCGGCCTCGCCGAGCACGCGCCGGTGGAGGAAGGCGGCCACGGCCACGGCTGCGGCCACAATCTCCTGGGCTCGGCCGCGATCCTCGCCGCCACCGCCGTGCGCGACTGGCTGGAAGCGGAGGGGATCCCCGGCCGCGTGCGCTATTACGGCTGCCCGGCGGAGGAAGGCGGCGCGGCCAAGACCTACATGGTCCGCGACGGGCTCTTCGCCGACGTCGACGCCGCGATCAGCTGGCATCCCTATTCGCATACCGGCGTCGACCCGGCGCGCTCGCTCGCCAACACGCGCATCGACTTCACCTTCCACGGCAAGGCGTCCCATGCCGCCGCCGCGCCGGAGCTCGGCCGCAGCGCGCTCGATGCGGTGGAGCTGATGAACATCGCCGTCAACTATCTGCGCGAGCACATGCCCGACGAGGCGCGCATCCACTACGCCTATCTCGACGCCGGCGGCACGGCGCCCAACGTGGTGCCGGCGCGCGCCACGGTGCGCCAGCTGATCCGCGCCCGCGATCTCGGCGGCCTGTCCGAGCTGGTCGAGCGCGTGCGCGCCATCGCCGACGGGGCGGCCCTGATGACGGGCACGCGGGTGGAGGCCAAGGTGCATTCGGCGGTGTCGAACCTGATCGGCAACCGTCCGCTCGAGGAGGCGCTCCAGGGCGTGCTCGAGGGCCTCGGCCCCGTACCCTTCGACGCCGCGGACCGCGCCTTCGCCGAGGCGATCCGCGAGACCCTCTCGCGCGGGGACATCGCGGCCGCCTTCCGCGACATGGGCCGCGCGCCCGACTACGATCTGCCGCTGTGCGACTTCGTGCTGCCGCTGGACCGGCCGTTCCTCGGCGGCATGGGCTCGACCGACGTCGGCGACGTGAGCTGGGCGACGCCCACCGTGCAGGCGCGCGTCGCGACCTGCGCCATCGGCACGCCGCTGCACACCTGGCAGATGACGGCGCAGGGCAAGGCGCCCGCTGCGCACAAGGGCATGGCGCATGCGGCCAAGGCCATGGCGAGCCTCGCCTGCCGGCTGATGCGCGACGAGGCCCTGCGCCGCGCCGCCGCCGCCGACCACGCGGCGCGGCTGGCGGAGAGCCCCTATGCCTGCCCGATCCCGCCGGAGACGCGCCCCCCCATCGCGGCGGAGTGA
- a CDS encoding ABC transporter ATP-binding protein, which yields MSDTTAAAARPSPAPEARPGAAEPKIHPASANLIGDEVFAGAAPKPRNLAEHAYFSVWDLHAYYGESYIVQGVSFQVREGEILALLGRNGAGKTSTLRAIARVDEPEVRHGEIWLDHKPVHEMKSYGAAQNGIGLVPEDRRIIQGLTVEENLQLAQIAPPKGWSIERIYDLFPRLGERRKQEGTTLSGGEQQMLAIGRTLARDVKLLLLDEPYEGLAPVIVQEIERTLEEIKRLGMTTIIVEQNAIAALHLADRAIILDMGEIVFDGTAKEVLDNVELRQEYLAI from the coding sequence ATGAGCGACACGACCGCAGCCGCCGCCCGCCCCTCGCCGGCGCCGGAGGCCCGGCCGGGCGCGGCGGAGCCGAAGATCCACCCCGCCAGCGCCAACCTCATCGGCGACGAGGTGTTCGCGGGCGCCGCGCCGAAGCCGCGCAACCTCGCCGAGCACGCCTATTTCTCGGTGTGGGACCTGCACGCCTATTACGGCGAGAGCTACATCGTGCAGGGCGTCTCCTTCCAGGTGCGCGAGGGCGAGATCCTGGCGCTGCTCGGCCGCAACGGCGCCGGCAAGACCTCGACGCTGCGCGCCATCGCCCGCGTCGACGAGCCGGAGGTGCGCCACGGCGAGATCTGGCTCGACCACAAGCCGGTCCACGAGATGAAGTCCTACGGGGCGGCGCAGAACGGCATCGGCCTCGTGCCGGAGGACCGGCGCATCATCCAGGGCCTCACGGTCGAGGAGAATCTTCAGCTCGCCCAGATCGCGCCGCCCAAGGGCTGGTCGATCGAGCGCATCTACGATCTCTTCCCCCGCCTCGGCGAGCGCCGCAAGCAGGAGGGCACGACGCTGTCGGGCGGCGAGCAGCAGATGCTCGCCATCGGCCGCACGCTCGCGCGCGACGTCAAGCTGCTGCTGCTGGACGAGCCCTACGAGGGCCTCGCGCCGGTCATCGTGCAGGAGATCGAGCGCACGCTGGAGGAGATCAAGCGGCTGGGCATGACGACCATCATCGTCGAGCAGAACGCCATCGCCGCCCTCCACCTCGCCGACCGGGCGATCATCCTCGATATGGGCGAGATCGTCTTCGACGGCACGGCGAAGGAGGTGCTCGACAATGTCGAGCTGAGGCAGGAATATCTGGCGATCTGA
- a CDS encoding cation:proton antiporter has product MDLYMVLLAIFGAIVLLTAWTPMLLEELPLSLPIVCIAIGMALASSPLHTVLAVNPLESREATERLTEFVVIVSLMGAGLKLHRPPGFRRWGATWRLLGISMPLTIAAITLIGWGFLGLGLPAALLLGAALAPTDPVLASDVQVGPPRSGADDETRFALTSEAGLNDGLAFPFVYLAIAMAGVQATGEPFLADWLRHDVVWKLSVGALAGWLGGRAVGWLMFRLPDRARISRTGDGFVALGITGLVYGGTELLDGYGFLAVFVAGVSVRAMERRHAYHEKLHEFAEQIERLLMMALLVFFGAAIAEGSIFGALDWRVVVASLAILFLVRPLSGWIGLIGHPAPAEARAATAFFGIRGLGSFYYLAYALGEAEFERPGALWVTVCCVVLLSIVLHGTTVTPVMRRLDGRRARNPARATPPPATRAASRARRDETAP; this is encoded by the coding sequence ATGGATCTCTACATGGTTCTCCTGGCGATCTTCGGCGCGATCGTCCTCCTCACCGCCTGGACACCGATGCTCCTCGAGGAGCTGCCCCTGTCCCTGCCGATCGTGTGCATCGCGATCGGGATGGCGCTCGCCTCCTCGCCGCTCCATACGGTGCTGGCCGTCAACCCGCTCGAGAGCCGCGAGGCGACGGAGCGGCTGACCGAATTCGTCGTCATCGTCTCGCTGATGGGCGCGGGCCTGAAGCTCCACCGCCCGCCGGGCTTTCGGCGATGGGGCGCGACCTGGCGGCTGCTCGGGATCTCCATGCCGCTCACCATCGCGGCGATCACGCTGATCGGCTGGGGCTTCCTCGGGCTCGGCCTGCCGGCGGCGCTGCTGCTCGGCGCGGCGTTGGCGCCGACCGATCCCGTCCTCGCCTCGGACGTGCAGGTCGGCCCGCCGCGATCCGGCGCGGACGACGAGACCCGCTTCGCGCTGACCTCCGAGGCCGGGCTCAACGACGGCCTCGCCTTCCCGTTCGTCTATCTCGCCATCGCCATGGCCGGCGTGCAGGCGACGGGCGAGCCCTTCCTCGCCGACTGGCTGCGCCACGACGTCGTCTGGAAGCTCTCCGTCGGGGCGCTCGCGGGCTGGCTCGGCGGGCGCGCCGTCGGCTGGCTGATGTTCCGCCTGCCCGACCGCGCCCGCATCTCCCGAACCGGCGACGGCTTCGTCGCGCTCGGCATCACCGGCCTCGTCTATGGCGGGACGGAGCTCCTCGACGGCTACGGCTTCCTCGCGGTCTTCGTCGCCGGCGTGTCGGTGCGGGCCATGGAGCGCCGCCACGCCTATCACGAGAAGCTGCACGAGTTCGCCGAGCAGATCGAACGCCTCCTGATGATGGCGCTCCTCGTCTTCTTCGGCGCGGCGATCGCGGAAGGCTCGATCTTCGGCGCCCTCGACTGGCGGGTGGTCGTCGCCTCCCTGGCCATCCTGTTCCTGGTCCGGCCGCTCTCAGGCTGGATCGGCCTGATCGGCCACCCCGCGCCGGCGGAGGCGCGGGCCGCGACCGCCTTCTTCGGCATTCGCGGCCTCGGCTCGTTCTACTATCTCGCCTATGCGCTCGGCGAGGCCGAGTTCGAGCGCCCGGGCGCGCTCTGGGTCACCGTCTGCTGCGTCGTGCTGCTCTCGATCGTGCTGCACGGAACGACGGTGACGCCCGTCATGCGCCGGCTCGACGGGCGTCGCGCGCGCAACCCGGCGCGGGCGACGCCGCCACCCGCGACACGCGCCGCATCGCGGGCGCGGCGCGACGAGACCGCGCCGTGA
- a CDS encoding Rrf2 family transcriptional regulator translates to MKLTLHTDYALRVLMTLAVLEGRVVSIEELARRHRVSENHLRKVAQTLVGMGLVAGVRGRAGGLRLAVDPRSVRMGGVVRALEEDVALVECLGEGPASCALAGACRLTGALARALDAFFAELDRLTLADLAGRGPAMRAKLGLDAAVAS, encoded by the coding sequence ATGAAGCTCACCCTGCACACCGACTACGCCCTGCGCGTGCTGATGACGCTCGCCGTCCTCGAGGGCCGCGTCGTCTCGATCGAGGAGCTGGCGCGGCGTCACCGCGTCTCGGAGAACCACCTGCGCAAGGTCGCGCAGACGCTGGTCGGCATGGGGCTCGTCGCCGGCGTGCGCGGGCGCGCCGGTGGGCTGCGGCTCGCGGTCGACCCCCGGAGCGTCCGGATGGGCGGCGTGGTGCGCGCGCTCGAGGAGGACGTCGCCCTCGTCGAGTGCCTGGGCGAGGGCCCCGCCTCCTGCGCCCTCGCCGGCGCCTGCCGGCTGACCGGCGCGCTGGCGCGGGCGCTCGACGCCTTCTTCGCCGAGCTCGACCGCCTGACGCTCGCCGATCTCGCCGGGCGCGGGCCGGCGATGCGCGCGAAGCTCGGGCTCGACGCCGCCGTCGCGTCCTAA
- a CDS encoding NADH:flavin oxidoreductase/NADH oxidase — translation MSENERRIYKPSRQPVLFQPIAFRSVTARNRIMLSPMCQYSAEDGMPNEWHVAHLTARAAGGVGILCVEATHVSPEGRITPNCLGLWNDDQRDALARIAAMARRLGAVPAIQIGHAGRKASVSRPWEGTKPIPVGAGGWETIGPSALPQSPDAPPPRAMDLGEIARVTEDFRLAARRARDAGFAVLEVHAAHGYLLHAFLSPLSNAREDAYGGPLENRARFLMEVLDAVRSEWPNDLPLFVRISATDWVEGGLTIADSVALARRLAARGDVDLIDCSSGGVSAAQRIHPYPGYQVPFAERIRRETGIATGAVGLISAPQQAEEIVAGGRADLVVLGRVMLFDPNWPLHAANALRAEGVSWPVQYERANIF, via the coding sequence ATGAGCGAGAACGAACGCCGCATCTACAAGCCCAGCCGCCAGCCGGTCCTGTTCCAGCCGATCGCCTTCCGCTCGGTCACCGCGCGCAACCGGATCATGCTCTCGCCGATGTGCCAGTATTCGGCCGAGGACGGCATGCCGAACGAGTGGCATGTCGCCCACCTCACGGCGCGTGCGGCGGGCGGCGTCGGCATCCTGTGCGTCGAGGCGACCCACGTCTCGCCCGAGGGGCGGATCACCCCCAACTGCCTCGGCCTGTGGAACGACGACCAGCGCGACGCGCTCGCACGCATCGCCGCCATGGCGCGGCGCCTCGGCGCCGTGCCGGCGATCCAGATCGGGCATGCGGGGCGCAAGGCCTCCGTCTCGCGGCCCTGGGAGGGCACGAAGCCCATCCCCGTCGGCGCCGGCGGGTGGGAGACGATCGGCCCCTCGGCGCTGCCCCAATCGCCGGACGCGCCGCCGCCGCGCGCCATGGACCTCGGCGAGATCGCGCGCGTGACCGAAGACTTCCGCCTCGCGGCGCGGCGCGCGCGCGACGCGGGGTTCGCCGTGCTCGAGGTCCACGCCGCCCACGGCTACCTGCTGCACGCCTTCCTCTCGCCGCTCTCGAACGCGCGCGAGGACGCCTATGGCGGGCCGCTCGAGAACCGCGCCCGCTTCCTGATGGAGGTGCTCGACGCCGTGCGCTCCGAATGGCCAAACGACCTGCCGCTCTTCGTGCGCATCTCCGCGACGGACTGGGTCGAGGGCGGGCTGACGATCGCGGATTCGGTGGCGCTCGCGCGGCGGCTCGCCGCCCGCGGCGACGTCGACCTGATCGACTGCTCCTCCGGCGGCGTCTCCGCGGCGCAGCGCATCCACCCCTATCCGGGCTATCAGGTCCCCTTCGCCGAGCGCATCCGCCGCGAGACCGGGATCGCGACCGGGGCGGTGGGGCTGATCTCGGCGCCGCAGCAGGCCGAGGAGATCGTGGCCGGCGGGCGCGCCGATCTCGTCGTCCTCGGCCGGGTGATGCTGTTCGACCCGAACTGGCCCCTCCACGCCGCGAACGCCCTGCGCGCGGAGGGCGTGAGCTGGCCGGTCCAGTACGAGCGCGCCAACATCTTCTGA
- a CDS encoding DUF1330 domain-containing protein: protein MPDETSGEALAYVDPTKEAFAAFREADRAGPIHMLNLVRFRARAAYPDGRAATGAEAYAAYGRESFPVFSRLGGRIVWRGRFEQTLIGPADERWDACFIAEYPSVAAFVAMIRDRAYREAVKHRQAAVADSRLIRLAPAEAGAGFGGAG from the coding sequence ATGCCCGACGAGACCTCCGGCGAAGCGCTCGCATACGTCGATCCCACGAAGGAGGCCTTCGCCGCCTTCCGCGAGGCCGACCGGGCAGGGCCGATCCACATGCTCAACCTCGTGCGCTTCCGGGCGCGCGCCGCCTATCCGGACGGCCGCGCCGCCACGGGCGCGGAGGCCTACGCCGCCTACGGCCGGGAGAGCTTCCCGGTCTTCTCCCGGCTCGGCGGGCGCATCGTCTGGCGCGGGCGCTTCGAGCAGACGCTGATCGGCCCCGCCGACGAGCGCTGGGACGCCTGCTTCATCGCGGAGTATCCCTCCGTCGCCGCCTTCGTGGCGATGATCCGCGACCGCGCGTATCGCGAGGCGGTGAAGCACCGCCAGGCGGCCGTGGCCGACTCGCGCCTGATCCGCCTCGCGCCGGCGGAGGCGGGCGCGGGGTTCGGCGGCGCGGGCTGA
- a CDS encoding GNAT family N-acetyltransferase, whose protein sequence is MTNRPASLVSPTDGDVFDLRRPRSAGRLSAGALAACRARGVPLAYDPVQQGWVAQACLDDIDDAPAPDGRPGAPRTPPRASIARERLVLRPWSLDDVPAFVALLDDPRVWQHLPEDYPAPLSEAIARDLIEISNAGAHHEVRAIERDGVAVGQVRLAFDPDARPATQAEISYWLGAPHWGKGIGSEVVALYTNLVFARRPELSAIHAVVHPENRMSARVLEKAGYRREEPPPDDCGVLRYRIRRADRAP, encoded by the coding sequence ATGACGAATCGGCCCGCCTCTCTCGTGTCCCCCACCGACGGGGACGTCTTCGACCTCCGCAGGCCGCGATCGGCGGGCCGGCTGAGCGCCGGAGCGCTCGCCGCCTGTCGCGCGCGCGGGGTGCCGCTCGCCTACGATCCCGTGCAGCAGGGATGGGTCGCCCAGGCCTGCCTGGACGACATCGACGACGCACCCGCGCCGGACGGCCGGCCCGGCGCGCCGCGCACGCCGCCGCGCGCATCCATCGCGCGAGAACGCCTCGTTCTGCGGCCGTGGAGCCTCGACGACGTTCCCGCCTTCGTCGCGCTCCTCGACGACCCCCGCGTGTGGCAGCATCTTCCGGAGGACTATCCGGCGCCCCTGTCGGAGGCGATCGCCCGTGACCTGATCGAGATCTCGAACGCGGGCGCGCATCACGAGGTGCGGGCGATCGAGCGCGACGGCGTCGCCGTCGGGCAGGTCCGCCTCGCCTTCGACCCCGACGCCCGGCCCGCCACGCAGGCGGAGATCAGCTACTGGCTCGGCGCGCCGCATTGGGGCAAGGGCATCGGCAGCGAGGTCGTCGCGCTGTACACGAACCTCGTCTTCGCCCGGCGGCCGGAGCTCTCGGCGATCCACGCCGTCGTGCATCCGGAGAACCGCATGTCGGCGCGGGTGCTGGAGAAGGCGGGCTATCGTCGCGAGGAACCGCCCCCGGACGATTGTGGCGTGCTGCGCTATCGCATCCGTCGCGCGGATCGGGCGCCCTAG
- a CDS encoding ABC transporter ATP-binding protein, translating to MGILEVKNVNKSFGGLKALREVNLDVAKGSVHAIIGPNGAGKSTLLNTLIAKLTPDTGSVVFDGRPLVGMTPHEINQIGVSRVFQTPEIFGELSLLENVMIPAFARRDGAFGLHAWNQVVRERDIRDRAMALLADLKLDGKAHVEAQHLSRGDKRRLELAMCLVQEPKLLLLDEPTAGMSRADTNRTIDLLKEISTRGITMVVIEHDMHVVFSLAEKISVLAQGAIIAEDVPEKIKGNPKVQEAYLGGAHL from the coding sequence ATGGGCATTCTCGAGGTCAAGAACGTCAACAAGTCCTTCGGCGGCCTCAAGGCCCTTCGCGAGGTCAATCTCGACGTCGCGAAGGGCTCGGTCCACGCCATCATCGGGCCGAACGGGGCGGGCAAGTCGACCCTGCTCAACACGCTGATCGCCAAGCTCACGCCGGACACCGGCTCCGTCGTGTTCGACGGCCGGCCGCTGGTGGGCATGACGCCGCACGAGATCAACCAGATCGGCGTCTCGCGCGTGTTCCAGACGCCGGAGATCTTCGGGGAGCTCTCGCTCCTCGAGAACGTGATGATCCCGGCCTTCGCGCGCCGGGACGGCGCCTTCGGGCTGCACGCCTGGAACCAGGTGGTGCGGGAGCGGGACATCCGCGACCGGGCCATGGCGCTCCTCGCCGACCTGAAGCTCGACGGCAAGGCGCATGTCGAGGCCCAGCACCTCTCGCGCGGCGACAAGCGCCGGCTCGAGCTCGCCATGTGCCTCGTCCAGGAGCCCAAGCTCCTCCTGCTCGACGAGCCCACCGCCGGCATGTCCCGCGCCGACACCAACCGCACCATCGACCTCCTCAAGGAGATCTCGACGCGCGGCATCACCATGGTCGTCATCGAGCACGACATGCACGTCGTGTTCTCGCTGGCGGAGAAGATCTCGGTGCTCGCCCAGGGCGCCATCATCGCCGAGGACGTGCCCGAGAAGATCAAGGGCAATCCGAAGGTCCAGGAAGCCTATCTCGGGGGAGCGCATCTATGA
- the ccoG gene encoding cytochrome c oxidase accessory protein CcoG, protein MVALDVSHAARAARLGKPKAEGMRGRVTPQAVSGRYRRIKWGMLVACLGLYYALPLLRWDRGPGQPDQAVLLDLAHVRAYLFGLELWPSDVVLVTGVLVAATLGLVLVNALAGRLWCGYLCPQTVWTDLFLLIERRIEGDRRERLRKREGPTTLRRVVEIGAKHALWLLVAVMTGGAFALYFVDAPTLLVGLATGAAPAAAYGAVAALTLTTYVLAGHAREQVCTWMCPWPRLQNAIFDPKALCVAYRDARGEPRLPAKRALERRAKGDPAGDCVDCAQCVAVCPIGIDIREGPNFACINCGLCVDACDGVMARISRPRGLIAYAPWEAIEAERAGAPAPRWRLLRPKTLALAAGILAIAGAMVGTLATRTDLAVVSVHDRNPAAVLLSDGRVRNGYAVTLANRSLAARTVVLAIEGLPGAEVTVAGAEAGNRVALEPGARRTLRLVASAPAETARDVAIVARDPASGVASRTADVFLLPAR, encoded by the coding sequence ATGGTCGCTCTCGACGTCTCGCATGCGGCGCGCGCCGCCCGCCTCGGCAAGCCGAAGGCGGAGGGAATGCGCGGGCGGGTGACGCCGCAGGCGGTCTCGGGCCGCTATCGCCGGATCAAGTGGGGCATGCTCGTCGCCTGCCTCGGGCTCTACTACGCCCTGCCGCTGCTGCGCTGGGACCGCGGCCCCGGACAGCCGGACCAGGCCGTCCTCCTCGACCTCGCCCATGTGCGCGCCTATCTCTTCGGCCTCGAGCTGTGGCCGAGCGACGTCGTCCTGGTGACGGGCGTCCTCGTGGCCGCCACGCTCGGGCTCGTCCTCGTCAACGCCCTCGCGGGGCGTCTGTGGTGCGGCTATCTCTGCCCGCAGACGGTGTGGACCGACCTCTTCCTCCTGATCGAGCGGCGCATCGAGGGCGATCGCCGCGAGCGGCTGCGCAAGCGCGAAGGGCCGACGACGCTGCGCCGCGTCGTCGAGATCGGAGCGAAGCACGCGCTCTGGCTCCTCGTCGCGGTCATGACCGGCGGCGCCTTCGCGCTCTATTTCGTCGATGCGCCGACGCTCCTCGTCGGCCTCGCCACCGGCGCGGCCCCGGCGGCGGCCTACGGCGCCGTCGCGGCGCTGACGCTGACCACCTATGTCCTCGCCGGTCACGCTCGCGAGCAGGTCTGTACCTGGATGTGCCCCTGGCCGCGGCTGCAGAACGCCATCTTCGACCCGAAGGCGCTCTGCGTCGCCTATCGCGACGCGCGCGGCGAGCCGCGCCTTCCGGCCAAGCGCGCGCTGGAGCGTCGGGCCAAGGGCGACCCGGCCGGCGATTGCGTCGATTGCGCCCAATGCGTCGCCGTCTGCCCCATCGGCATCGACATTCGCGAGGGCCCGAACTTCGCCTGCATCAATTGCGGCCTGTGCGTCGACGCCTGCGACGGCGTCATGGCCCGGATCTCGCGCCCGCGCGGCCTGATCGCCTACGCGCCGTGGGAGGCGATCGAGGCCGAGCGCGCCGGGGCGCCCGCTCCGCGCTGGCGCCTCCTGCGTCCGAAGACGCTCGCGCTCGCGGCGGGCATCCTCGCCATCGCCGGCGCGATGGTCGGCACCCTGGCGACGCGCACCGACCTCGCCGTCGTCTCCGTCCACGACCGCAATCCCGCGGCCGTCCTCCTCAGCGACGGGCGGGTGCGCAACGGCTATGCGGTGACGCTGGCGAACCGGTCTCTCGCGGCGCGCACCGTCGTGCTCGCGATCGAGGGCCTGCCCGGGGCCGAGGTGACGGTGGCCGGCGCCGAGGCGGGCAACCGCGTCGCGCTCGAGCCCGGCGCGCGGCGGACGCTGCGGCTCGTCGCCAGCGCTCCGGCGGAGACCGCGCGCGACGTCGCGATCGTCGCGAGGGACCCGGCGAGCGGCGTCGCGAGCCGCACCGCCGACGTGTTCCTGCTCCCGGCGCGATGA
- a CDS encoding FMN-binding negative transcriptional regulator: MFQPSTFREDRVEVMHALISERPFATLVTMQEDGLCADHVPLVLHAEEGGPGRLRGHVAAKNPLSRCADPIDVLAVFQGPQRYISPAWYPSKQEHGKVVPTWNYAVVHARGRLRLQTDAAWLRAHLGALTDRSEAGRAKPWAVSDAPEDYVERQLRGLIGFEIEITALSGVWKVSQNKTDRDREGVLAGLGGEGTPEAAEMARLVASRARPPAGLGGPKAAG; encoded by the coding sequence ATGTTTCAGCCGAGCACGTTTCGGGAGGACCGCGTCGAGGTCATGCACGCGCTGATCAGCGAGCGGCCGTTCGCGACGCTGGTCACGATGCAGGAGGACGGCCTGTGCGCCGATCACGTCCCGCTCGTGCTGCACGCCGAGGAGGGCGGGCCGGGCCGGCTGCGCGGCCACGTCGCCGCGAAGAACCCGCTGTCCCGCTGCGCGGACCCGATCGACGTGCTCGCCGTCTTCCAGGGCCCGCAACGCTACATCTCGCCCGCGTGGTACCCGTCGAAGCAGGAGCACGGCAAGGTCGTGCCGACCTGGAACTACGCCGTGGTCCACGCCCGCGGGCGGCTGCGGCTGCAGACGGATGCCGCGTGGCTGCGCGCGCACCTCGGCGCGCTCACCGACCGGAGCGAGGCCGGGCGCGCGAAGCCGTGGGCCGTCTCCGATGCGCCCGAGGACTATGTCGAGCGGCAATTGCGGGGGCTGATCGGCTTCGAGATCGAGATCACCGCGCTCTCCGGCGTCTGGAAGGTCAGCCAGAACAAGACCGATCGCGATCGCGAGGGCGTCCTCGCGGGCCTCGGCGGGGAAGGCACGCCCGAGGCGGCGGAGATGGCGCGCCTCGTCGCGAGCCGCGCTCGGCCGCCCGCGGGCCTCGGCGGGCCGAAGGCGGCCGGCTGA
- a CDS encoding group III truncated hemoglobin — translation MTDTRIRLVEPKAEISEADVTRLVHVFYGRVRADAVLGPVFEARLAGRWDGHLARMVDFWSSVARGTGRYQGKPHLAHRGMGLDAAIFARWLALFEETARDVCAPDAAAFFVDRAHRIADSLMIGLGIGPKALRLPG, via the coding sequence GTGACCGATACGCGCATCCGGCTCGTCGAGCCGAAGGCCGAGATCTCGGAGGCGGACGTCACCCGCCTGGTGCACGTCTTCTATGGTCGCGTGCGCGCGGACGCCGTGCTCGGCCCGGTCTTCGAGGCGCGCCTCGCCGGGCGCTGGGACGGACATCTGGCGAGGATGGTGGACTTCTGGTCCTCGGTGGCGCGCGGCACCGGCCGCTACCAGGGCAAGCCGCACCTCGCGCATCGCGGCATGGGCCTCGACGCGGCGATCTTCGCGCGCTGGCTCGCCCTGTTCGAGGAGACGGCGCGCGACGTCTGCGCGCCGGACGCCGCCGCGTTCTTCGTCGACCGCGCGCACCGTATCGCGGACAGCCTGATGATCGGGCTCGGCATCGGTCCGAAGGCGCTGCGCCTGCCGGGCTGA